The proteins below come from a single Mycobacterium parmense genomic window:
- a CDS encoding DUF58 domain-containing protein: protein MILTGRAGLVALICILPIALSPWPATAFAALLGVLLIAVALDVALAAGPGGLRYARSPDRSARLAQEVDAGLLVHNDGRRRFRGQIRDAWPPSARAHPRNQPVDIPAGQRQQLRTALRPVRRGDQRAAAVTARSIGPLGLAGRQASRPVPGQLRVLPPFLSRKHLPSRLAKLREIDGLLPTLIRGQGTEFDSLRNYVVGDDVRSIDWRATARRGDVVVRTWRPERDRRVVIVLDTGRTAAGRVGVDPTAADPAGWPRLDWSMDAALLLAALASRAGDHVDFLAHDRVTRAGVFGASRTELLAQLVEAMAPLESALVESDWRAMVATVARRARRRSLVVLLTDLNATALDEGLLPVLPQLSSRHHLLLAAVADPRVDELAAGRSDAAAVYDAAAAEKSRNDRRAIAARLRRSGVEVVDAPPAELAPALADCYLAMKATGRL, encoded by the coding sequence GTGATCCTGACCGGACGCGCCGGGCTGGTCGCGCTGATCTGCATCCTACCCATCGCGTTGTCCCCGTGGCCGGCAACGGCTTTCGCGGCGCTGCTGGGGGTGCTGCTGATCGCCGTGGCCCTGGATGTCGCCCTGGCGGCCGGACCGGGCGGCCTGCGCTACGCCCGTTCGCCCGACCGCTCGGCCCGTCTCGCCCAGGAGGTGGACGCCGGCCTGCTGGTCCACAACGACGGCCGCCGCCGGTTTCGCGGCCAGATCCGCGACGCCTGGCCGCCCAGCGCCCGCGCGCACCCGCGCAACCAACCGGTCGACATCCCGGCCGGGCAACGACAGCAGCTGCGCACCGCGTTGCGGCCGGTCCGCCGCGGCGACCAGCGCGCGGCCGCGGTCACTGCCCGCTCGATCGGGCCGCTGGGACTGGCAGGACGGCAGGCGTCACGCCCGGTGCCCGGACAGCTCCGGGTGTTGCCACCGTTCTTGTCCCGCAAGCACCTACCGTCGCGGCTCGCCAAGCTGCGGGAGATCGACGGGCTGCTGCCGACGCTGATCCGCGGCCAGGGCACCGAATTCGACTCGCTGCGCAACTATGTCGTCGGCGACGACGTCCGCTCCATCGACTGGCGCGCCACCGCCCGCCGCGGCGACGTGGTGGTGCGCACCTGGCGACCCGAACGCGACCGCCGCGTGGTGATCGTGCTCGACACCGGGCGCACCGCGGCCGGGCGCGTCGGCGTCGACCCCACGGCTGCCGACCCCGCGGGGTGGCCCCGGCTGGACTGGTCCATGGACGCCGCGCTGCTGCTCGCGGCGCTGGCGTCGCGGGCCGGCGACCACGTCGACTTCCTCGCCCACGACCGGGTGACCCGCGCCGGGGTGTTCGGCGCGTCGCGCACCGAGCTGCTCGCCCAGCTGGTCGAGGCGATGGCGCCGCTGGAATCCGCGCTTGTGGAATCCGATTGGCGCGCAATGGTTGCCACCGTGGCCAGACGCGCCCGGCGCCGGTCGCTGGTGGTGCTGCTGACCGACCTCAACGCGACCGCCCTCGACGAGGGGCTGCTGCCTGTCCTGCCGCAGCTGTCCTCGCGCCACCACCTGCTTCTCGCCGCTGTTGCCGACCCGCGCGTCGACGAGCTGGCCGCCGGCCGGTCCGACGCGGCCGCCGTGTACGACGCCGCGGCGGCCGAAAAATCACGCAACGACCGCCGCGCGATCGCGGCGCGGCTGCGGCGCAGCGGCGTGGAAGTCGTCGACGCCCCGCCCGCCGAGCTGGCGCCCGCGCTGGCCGACTGCTACCTGGCGATGAAAGCGACCGGGCGGCTGTGA
- a CDS encoding AAA family ATPase encodes MTQSPSAPQADTASTPTAESARDALLALRAELAKAVVGQEGVVSGLVIALLCRGHVLLEGVPGVAKTLLVRALAAALSLEFKRVQFTPDLMPGDVTGSLVYDARTAAFVFRPGPVFTNLLLADEINRTPPKTQAALLEAMEERQVSVDGEPRPLPDPFIVAATQNPVEYEGTYQLPEAQLDRFLLKLNVTLPPRDAEIAILHRHAHGFDPRDLSAIRPVAGPAELAAGREAVRGVRVADEVLGYIVDIVGATRSSPALQLGVSPRGATALLGTARSWAWLSGRNYVTPDDVKAMARPTLRHRVMLRPEAELEGATPDGVLDGILASVPVPR; translated from the coding sequence GTGACGCAGTCCCCTTCCGCGCCGCAAGCGGACACCGCCTCGACGCCCACCGCTGAATCCGCCCGCGACGCGCTGCTGGCGTTGCGGGCCGAGCTCGCCAAGGCCGTCGTCGGCCAGGAGGGCGTCGTCAGCGGCCTGGTGATCGCGCTGCTGTGTCGCGGCCACGTGCTGCTGGAAGGCGTTCCGGGGGTGGCCAAGACGCTGCTCGTCCGGGCCCTGGCCGCGGCGCTGAGCCTCGAATTCAAGCGGGTGCAGTTCACCCCGGACCTGATGCCCGGCGACGTCACGGGGTCGCTGGTGTACGACGCGCGCACCGCGGCTTTCGTGTTCCGGCCCGGGCCGGTGTTCACCAACCTGCTGCTGGCCGACGAGATCAACCGGACCCCGCCCAAGACCCAGGCCGCGCTGCTCGAGGCGATGGAGGAGCGGCAGGTCAGCGTGGACGGCGAACCCCGGCCGCTGCCCGACCCGTTCATCGTCGCCGCCACCCAGAACCCCGTCGAATACGAGGGCACCTACCAGCTGCCCGAAGCGCAGCTGGACCGCTTCCTGCTCAAGCTCAACGTCACGCTGCCGCCGCGTGACGCCGAGATCGCCATCCTGCACCGGCACGCGCACGGCTTCGACCCGCGCGACCTGTCCGCGATCAGGCCGGTCGCCGGACCCGCCGAGCTGGCGGCCGGCCGCGAGGCGGTGCGCGGGGTGCGGGTCGCCGACGAGGTCCTGGGGTACATCGTCGACATCGTCGGGGCCACCCGCTCGTCTCCCGCCCTGCAGCTCGGGGTTTCGCCGCGCGGCGCGACCGCCCTGCTGGGCACCGCCCGGTCCTGGGCGTGGCTGTCCGGCCGCAACTACGTCACCCCCGACGACGTCAAGGCGATGGCCCGCCCCACGCTGCGCCACCGGGTGATGCTGCGCCCGGAAGCCGAGCTCGAAGGCGCCACGCCCGACGGTGTGCTGGACGGAATCCTGGCGTCGGTTCCGGTGCCGCGCTAG
- a CDS encoding DUF4129 domain-containing protein: MPSIDIDRDAAHRAAQAELDKPIYSKGSAAQKLVEWLDELIYRLLQKTAAIPGGWFTVTVLLILLFVAVVVGVRIARRTLRTRRGGDHLLFDAAQLTAAQHRDIAKDFAAEGDWAAAIRHRLRAVARQLEETGVLAPAPGRTANELARDAGTVLPHLAGELSEAATAFNDVTYGEQPGTRDSYQLVADLDDHLRSRSPAAATAAGRPVSADSWAQVR, translated from the coding sequence GTGCCCTCCATCGACATCGACCGCGACGCCGCGCACCGGGCCGCGCAGGCCGAACTCGACAAGCCGATCTACTCCAAAGGCTCCGCGGCGCAAAAGCTCGTCGAGTGGCTCGACGAGTTGATCTACCGGCTGCTGCAGAAGACGGCCGCCATACCCGGCGGGTGGTTCACCGTGACGGTGCTCCTCATCCTGCTCTTCGTCGCCGTGGTGGTGGGTGTCCGCATCGCCCGGCGCACCCTGCGCACCAGGCGCGGCGGCGACCACCTGTTGTTCGACGCCGCGCAACTCACCGCCGCCCAACACCGCGATATCGCGAAAGACTTTGCTGCAGAAGGTGATTGGGCCGCAGCGATCCGCCATCGATTGCGGGCCGTCGCCCGTCAGCTGGAGGAGACCGGCGTGCTCGCGCCCGCGCCCGGCCGCACCGCCAACGAGCTCGCGCGCGACGCCGGCACGGTGCTGCCCCATTTGGCCGGCGAATTATCCGAAGCGGCAACGGCTTTCAACGACGTGACCTACGGCGAGCAGCCCGGGACCCGGGACTCCTACCAGCTGGTCGCCGACCTCGACGACCACCTGCGGTCGCGGTCGCCGGCCGCGGCGACGGCGGCCGGCCGGCCCGTGTCCGCCGACTCCTGGGCCCAGGTGCGGTGA
- a CDS encoding stage II sporulation protein M codes for MDVDAFVLTHRGAWDRLEELVKRRRSLTGAEVDELVELYQRVSTHLSMLRSASSDSLLIGRLSSLVARARSVVTGAHAPLSRTFVRFWTVSFPVAAYRGRWWWLGTALAFLATVVVIALWVAGNPEVQSAVGTPSDIDQLVNHDVASYYSEHPAAAFALQVWVNNAWVSAQCIAMAVVLGLPIPIVLFNNAANVGLIAGLMFQAGKGGVLLGLLAPHGLLELTAVFLAGATGMRLGWSVISPGDRPRGQVLAEQGRAVVAVAVGLVAVLLVSGLIEALVTPSPLPTPVRVGIGVLAELLFLGYIGYFGRRAALAGETGDIEDAPDVVPTA; via the coding sequence GTGGACGTCGACGCATTCGTGCTGACCCATCGCGGGGCCTGGGACCGTCTCGAGGAGTTGGTCAAGCGGCGCAGGTCGCTGACCGGCGCCGAGGTCGACGAACTCGTCGAGCTCTACCAGCGGGTCTCCACGCACCTGTCGATGCTGCGTTCCGCCTCGTCGGATTCCCTGCTGATCGGCCGGCTCTCGAGCCTGGTGGCGCGCGCGAGGTCGGTGGTGACCGGCGCCCACGCGCCGCTGAGCCGGACGTTCGTCCGGTTCTGGACGGTGTCGTTCCCGGTGGCCGCCTATCGTGGCCGGTGGTGGTGGCTCGGCACGGCGCTGGCGTTCCTGGCCACCGTGGTGGTCATCGCGCTGTGGGTGGCCGGCAATCCCGAGGTGCAGTCGGCCGTCGGAACACCAAGCGACATCGACCAATTGGTGAATCACGACGTGGCGTCCTACTACAGCGAGCACCCCGCCGCGGCGTTCGCCCTGCAGGTCTGGGTGAACAACGCGTGGGTGTCCGCGCAGTGCATCGCAATGGCCGTCGTGCTGGGGTTGCCGATCCCGATCGTGTTGTTCAACAACGCCGCCAACGTCGGGCTGATCGCCGGGTTGATGTTCCAGGCCGGCAAGGGCGGCGTCCTGCTGGGCCTGCTGGCGCCGCACGGGCTGCTGGAGCTCACGGCGGTCTTCCTCGCCGGCGCGACGGGGATGCGGCTGGGCTGGTCGGTGATCTCACCGGGCGACCGGCCGCGCGGCCAGGTGCTCGCCGAGCAGGGCCGCGCCGTCGTGGCGGTGGCCGTCGGGCTGGTGGCGGTGCTGCTGGTCTCCGGCCTGATCGAGGCATTGGTCACGCCGTCGCCGCTGCCGACTCCCGTCCGGGTCGGCATCGGGGTCCTGGCCGAGCTGCTCTTTCTCGGTTACATCGGCTATTTCGGCCGGCGCGCCGCGCTGGCCGGCGAAACCGGCGACATCGAGGACGCGCCCGACGTGGTGCCGACGGCCTGA
- a CDS encoding DUF4350 domain-containing protein encodes MGPGAVMAQRMRSRRSWGLIALTIAALVLVVGVSTYITAPRPGARMDPGSTDPDGAHALVALLRAGGVDVVVANGIEDVERAARPDTLVLVAQSQFLSDELVGRLAEVPGDLLLVEPTARTRQALLPGIRVSAADTFDSDPNCTLREADRAGPVRFGPSDTFRAAKGRTITRCYGGVLIRIRDGGRTITAVGSTDFMTNGGLAQAGNAALAMNLAGDRPRLVWYAPHHVEGESSASASVFDMIPPNATWAFWQLCVVVLLVALWKGRRLGRLVAEELPVVVRASETVEGRGRLYRSRRARDRAAAALRAATLARLLPRLGLAAGASPAAVVGTVARRSSGPPGADPGLVSYHLFGPPPASDHELLQLARALDDIERQVTHT; translated from the coding sequence CTGGGCCCAGGTGCGGTGATGGCGCAGCGAATGCGGTCGCGGCGCTCCTGGGGCCTGATAGCCCTGACCATCGCTGCGCTGGTACTGGTGGTCGGGGTCAGCACCTACATCACCGCGCCGCGCCCCGGCGCGCGCATGGATCCGGGGTCTACCGATCCCGACGGCGCCCACGCGCTGGTGGCCCTGCTGCGCGCCGGCGGCGTCGACGTCGTGGTGGCGAACGGCATCGAAGACGTCGAACGGGCGGCGCGCCCCGACACCCTGGTCCTGGTGGCGCAGAGCCAGTTCCTCAGCGACGAGCTGGTCGGCCGGCTGGCCGAGGTGCCCGGCGACCTGCTGCTGGTGGAGCCGACCGCGCGAACCCGCCAGGCGCTGCTGCCCGGCATCCGCGTCTCGGCCGCCGACACCTTCGACAGCGACCCGAATTGCACACTGCGGGAAGCCGATCGGGCCGGGCCGGTCCGGTTCGGGCCGAGCGACACGTTCCGCGCCGCCAAGGGGCGCACGATCACCCGATGCTACGGCGGGGTGCTGATCCGGATCCGCGACGGCGGGCGGACGATCACCGCGGTCGGCAGCACCGACTTCATGACCAACGGCGGCCTGGCACAGGCGGGCAACGCCGCGCTGGCGATGAACCTCGCGGGCGACCGGCCCCGGCTCGTCTGGTACGCACCGCATCACGTCGAAGGCGAGTCGTCGGCCTCGGCGTCGGTGTTCGACATGATCCCGCCGAACGCGACGTGGGCGTTCTGGCAGCTCTGTGTGGTCGTGCTGCTGGTGGCCCTGTGGAAGGGCCGCCGGCTCGGACGGCTGGTGGCCGAGGAGCTGCCCGTCGTGGTTCGCGCGTCGGAGACCGTCGAGGGCCGCGGCCGGCTCTACCGGTCCCGCCGGGCGCGCGACCGGGCCGCCGCGGCGCTGCGGGCGGCCACCCTGGCGCGTCTGCTGCCCCGGCTGGGCCTGGCCGCGGGGGCCTCGCCCGCGGCGGTGGTGGGCACCGTGGCCCGGCGCTCGTCGGGTCCGCCCGGAGCCGACCCGGGCCTGGTTTCCTACCACCTGTTCGGTCCGCCTCCGGCCTCCGACCACGAACTGCTACAACTTGCCCGTGCGCTCGACGACATCGAAAGGCAGGTCACCCACACGTGA
- a CDS encoding SelB domain-containing protein: MFVLATAGHVDHGKTTLLHRLTGMWPDRLAEEQRRGLTIDLGFAWTEVDGRQLAFVDVPGHQRFVANMLAGAGPVPAVMFVVAATEGWMPQSEEHLAALDALGVRHGLVVISKADLADPGPAVAQVSERFAASSLAGAPVAIGTDLDRVRTELSALTGRLPAPDPGADVRLWVDRSFTVRGAGTVVTGTLAAGTIRVGDELEHAGRRVTVRGLQSLGRDRAALGAVARVALNLRGVDRRDIGRGDAVRTPGAWLDTAEVDVSLRSADTLHRRLVLHIGSAAVPAQVRQLGTAAARLRLATPLPLRVGDVGLLRDPGEHRIAAGIEVLDVRPPALRRRGAARERAAELATGRVPPPECAPVAELRAMGLPPVGLRVGDWMVDPQWWAARREAATATVRRWADDHDIAAGMPLETLRQRAGLPAAELVSGLLEGTGLQVADGVVRVPGADLPARVDKALRTLEEWLAAEPFRAPEADELAELKLGPRELAAAVRAGRLTRIADGVVLGPGAFERAAAVLATLRQPFTVSEARRALGTTRRVAVPLLEQLDARRVTRRAGDSTRTVVVSPS; encoded by the coding sequence GTGTTCGTCCTAGCCACCGCCGGGCACGTCGACCACGGCAAGACCACCCTGTTGCACCGGCTCACCGGCATGTGGCCCGACCGGCTGGCCGAGGAACAACGCCGCGGCCTGACCATCGACCTGGGCTTCGCCTGGACCGAGGTCGACGGGCGTCAGTTGGCGTTCGTCGACGTCCCGGGCCACCAGCGCTTCGTGGCCAACATGCTGGCCGGGGCCGGACCGGTCCCGGCGGTGATGTTCGTCGTCGCCGCCACCGAGGGCTGGATGCCGCAGTCCGAAGAGCACCTGGCGGCCCTGGACGCCCTCGGGGTGCGCCACGGCCTGGTGGTCATCAGCAAGGCCGACCTCGCCGACCCCGGGCCGGCCGTCGCCCAGGTGTCCGAGCGGTTCGCCGCCAGCTCGCTCGCGGGCGCCCCCGTCGCGATCGGCACCGACCTGGACCGGGTGCGCACGGAGCTGTCGGCGCTGACCGGCCGACTCCCGGCCCCGGACCCGGGCGCCGACGTGCGGCTGTGGGTCGACCGGAGCTTCACCGTGCGGGGTGCGGGCACCGTGGTGACCGGCACCCTGGCGGCGGGCACGATCCGGGTGGGCGACGAGCTGGAACACGCCGGCCGGCGCGTCACGGTCCGCGGGCTGCAATCGCTGGGCCGCGACCGGGCGGCGCTCGGCGCGGTGGCGCGCGTCGCGCTGAACCTGCGCGGTGTCGACCGCAGGGACATCGGCCGCGGCGACGCGGTCCGGACACCGGGCGCCTGGCTGGACACCGCCGAGGTCGACGTGTCGCTGCGCTCTGCGGACACCCTGCACCGCCGGCTCGTCCTGCACATCGGGTCCGCGGCCGTGCCGGCGCAGGTCCGTCAACTGGGAACGGCGGCGGCGCGGCTGCGCCTGGCCACGCCGCTGCCGCTGCGGGTCGGGGATGTCGGGCTGCTGCGCGACCCCGGGGAGCACCGGATCGCGGCCGGCATCGAGGTGCTCGACGTCCGGCCGCCCGCGTTGCGCCGCAGGGGCGCGGCTCGCGAGCGGGCCGCGGAGCTGGCGACGGGCCGGGTCCCCCCGCCCGAGTGCGCCCCGGTGGCCGAGCTGCGGGCCATGGGGCTGCCGCCCGTCGGCCTCCGGGTGGGCGACTGGATGGTGGACCCGCAGTGGTGGGCCGCCCGGCGCGAGGCCGCGACCGCCACGGTGCGGCGCTGGGCGGACGATCACGACATCGCGGCGGGCATGCCGCTGGAGACGTTGCGGCAGCGCGCGGGGTTGCCCGCGGCGGAGTTGGTGTCGGGGCTGCTCGAGGGCACCGGCCTTCAGGTTGCCGACGGGGTGGTGCGCGTGCCGGGCGCGGACCTGCCGGCGCGGGTGGACAAGGCCCTGCGCACGCTCGAGGAGTGGCTGGCCGCCGAGCCGTTTCGAGCGCCGGAGGCCGACGAGTTGGCCGAGCTGAAGCTGGGGCCCCGCGAGCTGGCCGCGGCGGTGCGCGCCGGGCGGCTGACCCGGATCGCCGACGGGGTGGTGCTGGGGCCCGGCGCGTTCGAGCGCGCGGCCGCCGTCCTGGCGACGCTGCGGCAGCCGTTCACGGTCAGCGAGGCGCGCCGCGCGCTCGGGACCACCCGCCGGGTCGCGGTGCCGCTGCTCGAGCAGCTGGATGCCCGGCGCGTCACGCGGCGCGCCGGCGACAGCACGCGAACGGTCGTCGTCTCGCCGAGTTAG
- a CDS encoding GatB/YqeY domain-containing protein — MAELKARLRADLTQAMKSQDKLRTATLRMLLAAIQTEEVSGKQAKDLTDDEVIKVLARESRKRGEAAEIYTQNGRGDLAATEHAEARVIDDYLPTPLTEAELADVADTAIAQVAEEIGERPGIKQMGMVMKAATAIAAGKADGARLSAAVKERL, encoded by the coding sequence ATGGCGGAACTCAAAGCCCGGCTGCGCGCGGACCTCACCCAGGCGATGAAGTCTCAGGACAAGCTGCGGACGGCGACGTTGCGCATGTTGCTCGCCGCGATCCAGACCGAGGAGGTCTCCGGCAAGCAGGCGAAGGACCTCACCGACGACGAGGTCATCAAGGTGCTGGCCAGGGAGTCCCGCAAGCGCGGAGAGGCGGCCGAGATCTACACCCAGAACGGCCGGGGGGACCTCGCCGCCACCGAGCACGCCGAGGCGCGGGTCATCGACGACTATCTGCCCACCCCACTCACCGAGGCCGAGCTGGCCGACGTGGCCGACACCGCGATCGCGCAGGTCGCCGAGGAGATCGGCGAACGGCCGGGCATCAAGCAGATGGGCATGGTGATGAAGGCCGCCACCGCGATCGCGGCGGGCAAAGCCGACGGTGCGAGGCTGTCGGCGGCGGTCAAAGAGCGCCTGTAG